A genomic stretch from Serratia entomophila includes:
- a CDS encoding M20 peptidase aminoacylase family protein translates to MTSQLAEKIVAYRRELHQNPELSNREFATTARITRWLQEAGIRILPLALKTGVVAEIGSGKGPIIALRGDIDALPIDEISGVPFSSQNDGVMHACGHDFHTSVMLGAALLLKGREPTLPGTVRIFFQPAEETFNGAQHLIDAGALDNVAAVFGLHNAPELPTGTFATRAGPFYANVDRFQILITGKGAHAAKPEQGVDTIVTASQIVGALQTLPSRSFSSLESLVVSVTRIEGGNTWNVLPQTVELEGTVRTHSDAVRRQVPDKIRQVIGGVAASLGAQAELIWQPGPPAVINDARWAAFSKTVAAEAGYRVEEAELQMGGEDFALYLHHVPGVFVSIGSASEFGLHHPRFNPDEQAIFPASQYFELLAERTLQQLASVPEKATSNA, encoded by the coding sequence ATGACCAGCCAACTGGCCGAGAAGATCGTCGCCTACCGCCGTGAACTGCATCAGAACCCTGAGCTTTCCAACCGCGAATTCGCCACCACGGCGCGCATTACCCGCTGGCTGCAGGAGGCCGGCATCCGCATTTTGCCGCTGGCGCTGAAAACCGGCGTGGTTGCCGAAATCGGCAGCGGCAAAGGCCCAATCATCGCGCTGCGCGGCGATATTGACGCGTTGCCAATCGACGAGATCTCCGGCGTGCCTTTCAGTTCGCAAAACGACGGCGTAATGCATGCCTGCGGGCACGATTTCCACACCTCGGTGATGCTCGGCGCCGCCCTGTTGTTGAAAGGGCGCGAGCCCACCCTGCCCGGCACGGTGCGCATTTTCTTCCAGCCGGCCGAAGAAACCTTCAACGGCGCGCAGCACCTGATCGACGCCGGCGCGCTGGATAACGTGGCGGCGGTGTTCGGCCTGCACAATGCGCCCGAACTGCCCACCGGTACCTTCGCCACCCGCGCCGGGCCGTTTTACGCCAACGTCGACCGCTTCCAGATCCTGATCACCGGCAAAGGCGCGCACGCCGCCAAGCCGGAGCAAGGGGTGGACACCATAGTGACCGCCAGCCAGATCGTCGGCGCGCTGCAAACCCTGCCTAGCCGCAGCTTCAGCTCTCTGGAATCTCTGGTGGTCAGCGTGACGCGCATCGAGGGCGGCAATACCTGGAACGTGCTGCCGCAAACCGTGGAGCTGGAAGGCACGGTGCGCACCCACAGCGATGCGGTGCGGCGGCAGGTGCCGGACAAAATTCGCCAGGTGATCGGCGGCGTCGCCGCTTCGCTGGGCGCTCAGGCCGAGCTGATCTGGCAACCGGGGCCGCCGGCGGTTATCAACGATGCGCGCTGGGCGGCATTCAGCAAGACCGTCGCCGCCGAAGCCGGCTATCGGGTAGAAGAAGCGGAGTTGCAGATGGGCGGGGAAGATTTCGCCCTTTACCTGCATCATGTGCCGGGGGTGTTCGTCAGCATCGGATCCGCCAGCGAATTCGGCCTGCATCACCCGCGCTTCAATCCGGACGAGCAGGCTATTTTCCCGGCTTCGCAATATTTTGAATTGCTGGCCGAGCGCACCCTGCAACAATTAGCCAGCGTACCGGAAAAAGCCACCAGCAACGCCTGA
- a CDS encoding amino acid ABC transporter permease, giving the protein MSKQEVLKVVPARYPLRLVGALFSLFILAAIIQSVAANERWEWPVFAEWFFAPAVLAGLGQTLLLTLLGTLFSIIFGTLLALARLSRSYLLASLAWGYIWLFRSLPLILVLIILYNFSYLYDSISLGIPFTSWVFASYPTIDILGQFSVAVLGLTLVQSAYTAEIIRGGILGVDYGQHEAAAALGLPGYRRTFRIILPQALRSIIPTGFNEIISLAKGTSIVYVLALPELFYTIQVIYNRTQQVIPLLMVATVWYLFITTALSVIQYYIERYFARGAVRELPPTPWQRLAGWLKR; this is encoded by the coding sequence ATGTCCAAACAAGAAGTATTGAAAGTCGTTCCCGCACGCTATCCGCTGCGGCTGGTGGGCGCGCTGTTTTCACTGTTTATTCTGGCGGCGATAATACAATCGGTGGCGGCCAATGAACGTTGGGAATGGCCGGTGTTCGCCGAGTGGTTCTTCGCTCCCGCAGTGCTGGCCGGGCTGGGGCAAACCTTGTTGCTGACGCTGCTCGGCACGCTGTTCAGCATCATCTTCGGCACCCTGCTGGCGCTGGCGCGGCTGTCGCGCTCTTACCTGCTGGCCTCGCTGGCCTGGGGTTATATCTGGCTGTTCCGCTCGCTGCCGCTGATCCTGGTGCTGATCATTCTGTACAACTTTTCGTACCTGTACGATTCTATTTCGTTGGGTATCCCCTTTACCTCGTGGGTGTTCGCCAGTTACCCGACCATTGATATTCTCGGCCAGTTTTCCGTCGCGGTGCTGGGCCTGACGCTGGTGCAATCGGCCTACACCGCCGAAATCATCCGCGGCGGCATTCTCGGCGTGGATTACGGCCAGCACGAAGCGGCGGCGGCGCTCGGCCTGCCCGGCTATCGCCGCACCTTCCGCATCATTTTGCCGCAGGCGCTGCGTTCGATCATTCCGACCGGCTTCAACGAAATCATCAGCCTGGCCAAGGGCACCTCGATCGTCTACGTATTGGCGCTGCCGGAACTGTTTTACACCATCCAGGTCATCTACAACCGCACCCAGCAAGTGATACCGCTGCTGATGGTCGCTACCGTCTGGTATCTGTTCATCACCACCGCGCTGTCGGTGATCCAATACTACATCGAACGCTACTTTGCCCGGGGCGCGGTGCGCGAACTGCCTCCAACGCCGTGGCAGCGACTGGCCGGCTGGCTAAAACGTTAG
- a CDS encoding multidrug effflux MFS transporter, producing the protein MTKHTSRQRLVYAVVLGLLAALGPLCTDLYLPALPEMAGDLNTSTASAQLSLTAGLLGLGVGQLIFGPYSDKLGRMRPLLLSLALLLITSIWCALAPTIDQLLIARLLQGLAGAGGAVISRAIARDLYAGHELTRFFALLMLVNGLAPIVAPVLGGVMLQFMDWRGIFGVLAAVAVLLFSLASLKLKESLPPERRSQGGILAMLLSLGGLLTQRQFMGLCLTQGFVMAGMFAYIGASPFVLQQIYGLSPQMFSLCFAINGVGLIISAQLASRLSARWGETRVLKGGLTLAAVASLLLLLAAGLQAPLVLVLLPLFFSVAVIGIVGPTASSLAMQSQGDKAGSASALIGVCMFALGACSVPLTGLGGTSSVSMALTIVGCYAIAILLFSLLVRKPQA; encoded by the coding sequence ATGACCAAACATACATCCAGGCAGCGTCTGGTGTACGCGGTGGTGCTCGGCCTGCTGGCCGCGCTCGGCCCGCTGTGCACCGACCTCTACCTGCCCGCCCTGCCCGAAATGGCGGGCGACCTCAATACCTCAACCGCCAGCGCGCAGCTCAGCCTGACCGCCGGTCTGTTGGGCCTGGGCGTCGGCCAGCTGATTTTCGGCCCCTACAGCGACAAGCTGGGCCGCATGCGCCCGCTGCTGCTGTCGCTGGCGCTGCTGCTGATCACCTCTATCTGGTGTGCGCTGGCGCCGACCATCGACCAGTTGCTGATCGCACGCCTGCTGCAGGGGTTGGCCGGTGCCGGCGGTGCGGTGATTTCCCGCGCCATTGCGCGCGATCTCTATGCCGGTCATGAGCTGACTCGCTTTTTCGCCTTGCTGATGCTGGTCAACGGCCTGGCGCCGATCGTCGCGCCGGTGCTGGGCGGCGTGATGCTGCAGTTTATGGATTGGCGGGGCATTTTCGGCGTGCTGGCGGCGGTGGCGGTACTGCTGTTCTCCCTGGCAAGCCTGAAGCTGAAAGAATCGCTGCCGCCGGAGCGCCGCAGCCAGGGCGGCATTCTGGCGATGCTGCTGTCGCTGGGCGGATTGCTGACCCAGCGCCAGTTTATGGGCCTGTGTCTGACCCAGGGCTTCGTGATGGCCGGCATGTTCGCCTACATCGGCGCTTCCCCCTTCGTGCTGCAGCAGATTTACGGCCTCAGCCCGCAGATGTTCAGCCTGTGTTTCGCCATTAACGGCGTCGGGCTGATTATCTCCGCCCAGTTGGCCAGCCGGCTGAGCGCCCGCTGGGGCGAAACGCGGGTGTTGAAAGGCGGGCTGACGCTGGCCGCAGTCGCCTCTTTGCTGTTGCTGCTGGCCGCCGGCCTGCAGGCGCCGCTGGTGCTGGTGCTGCTGCCGCTGTTCTTCTCCGTTGCGGTGATCGGCATCGTCGGCCCTACCGCCTCGTCGTTGGCGATGCAAAGCCAGGGCGATAAAGCGGGCAGCGCTTCGGCGCTTATCGGAGTGTGCATGTTCGCGCTCGGCGCCTGCAGCGTGCCGCTGACCGGGTTGGGCGGCACCTCCAGCGTTTCGATGGCGCTGACCATCGTCGGCTGCTACGCCATCGCCATCCTGCTGTTCAGCCTGCTGGTGCGCAAGCCGCAGGCATAA
- a CDS encoding LLM class flavin-dependent oxidoreductase translates to MSNNANNQRQLRLGAILHGASGNMSAWRHPDATADASINLDFNIASAKKAEQGKFDFVFVADGLYINEKSIPHFLNRFEPLTLLAALSAATDKIGLVGTLSTSYSDPFTVARQFASLDHLSKGRAGWNVVTSPLEGSAKNFSRAAHPEHSLRYRIAGEFLEVTKGLWDSWEQDAFVRNKASGEFFNAGKLHTLNHQGEFFTVQGPLNIGRTPQGRPILFQAGASEDGKQLAAKHADAIFTHHESREQAQEFYQDVKRQLVEQGREPDDLRIFQGVSVIVGDDNEDVERQYWETARLVSIENALNYLGRYFEHYDFSRHPLDEPFPDIGDLGQNSFRSTTDAIKRNARERRLTLREVALEAASPRPVFGGTPEAVADGLQSWFDNHAADGFIISGGTPNSFGHFVDRVVPILQQRGLFRSDYQGDTLREHLGLKQPLNQFTQ, encoded by the coding sequence ATGAGCAACAATGCGAACAACCAAAGGCAATTGCGCCTTGGCGCCATTCTGCATGGCGCATCGGGAAATATGTCTGCCTGGCGACATCCGGACGCCACCGCCGACGCCAGCATTAATCTCGATTTTAATATTGCCTCGGCGAAGAAGGCCGAACAGGGCAAGTTTGATTTCGTATTCGTTGCCGACGGCTTATATATTAACGAAAAATCCATCCCGCATTTTCTTAACCGCTTCGAGCCCCTGACTCTGTTGGCCGCCTTGTCCGCCGCCACCGATAAAATCGGCCTGGTGGGCACCCTTTCCACCTCCTACAGCGATCCTTTTACCGTGGCCCGCCAGTTCGCCAGCCTCGATCATCTGAGCAAGGGGCGCGCCGGCTGGAACGTGGTAACTTCACCGCTGGAGGGGTCCGCCAAGAACTTCTCGCGCGCGGCGCACCCGGAGCACAGCCTGCGCTATCGCATCGCCGGCGAGTTTCTCGAGGTCACCAAAGGGCTGTGGGATTCCTGGGAGCAGGATGCCTTTGTGCGCAATAAAGCCAGCGGCGAATTCTTCAACGCCGGCAAACTGCATACGCTGAATCATCAGGGTGAGTTTTTCACGGTGCAAGGGCCGCTGAACATCGGCCGCACCCCGCAGGGGCGCCCGATCCTGTTTCAGGCCGGCGCTTCCGAGGATGGCAAACAGCTGGCGGCCAAACACGCCGACGCGATCTTCACCCACCATGAAAGCCGGGAGCAAGCGCAAGAATTTTATCAGGACGTGAAGCGCCAGCTGGTGGAACAGGGGCGCGAACCGGACGACCTGCGCATCTTCCAGGGAGTGAGCGTGATCGTCGGCGACGACAATGAAGACGTCGAACGCCAGTATTGGGAAACCGCCCGTTTGGTGAGCATCGAGAACGCTCTCAATTATCTCGGACGCTACTTTGAACATTACGATTTCTCCCGCCACCCGCTGGACGAGCCCTTCCCGGACATCGGCGATCTGGGGCAAAACAGCTTCCGCAGCACCACCGACGCCATCAAACGCAACGCACGCGAGCGCCGCCTGACGCTGCGCGAGGTGGCCCTTGAAGCGGCTTCGCCGCGGCCGGTATTCGGCGGCACGCCGGAAGCGGTGGCGGACGGCCTGCAAAGCTGGTTCGACAATCACGCCGCCGACGGCTTCATCATCAGCGGCGGCACGCCGAATTCGTTCGGCCATTTCGTCGATCGGGTGGTGCCTATCCTGCAGCAACGCGGTCTGTTCCGCAGCGATTATCAGGGCGACACGTTGCGCGAACACCTTGGGCTGAAACAGCCGCTGAACCAATTCACCCAATAA
- a CDS encoding TetR/AcrR family transcriptional regulator, with amino-acid sequence MTTALDSKQAKVQARRDQIVAAAKICFRRHGFHAASMAEIAQGSQLSVGQIYRYFANKDAIIEEIVNRIIAAKMQRLEDLGDHINLIAETLAARTLFQQPGESETDHLLMLEVTAEATRNPTVAKMLSDAETRLFQHVCRNLQRLYPHFSVEEIAARVEFIAVMSEGTGYRMLTTQKADVPLLSGLYQQAIVNLFRKP; translated from the coding sequence ATGACCACAGCTCTCGACAGCAAGCAGGCCAAGGTGCAGGCGCGGCGCGACCAAATCGTCGCAGCGGCGAAAATTTGCTTTCGCCGGCACGGCTTCCATGCCGCCAGCATGGCGGAAATCGCGCAGGGTTCCCAGCTCAGCGTTGGGCAGATCTACCGCTATTTCGCCAATAAAGACGCGATCATCGAAGAAATCGTCAACCGCATCATCGCGGCCAAGATGCAGCGTCTGGAAGATCTTGGCGATCATATCAACCTGATCGCCGAAACCCTGGCGGCGCGCACTCTGTTCCAACAGCCGGGTGAAAGCGAAACCGATCACCTGCTGATGCTGGAAGTCACCGCCGAGGCTACGCGCAACCCAACGGTGGCGAAAATGCTCAGCGACGCGGAAACGCGGCTGTTTCAGCACGTCTGCCGCAATCTGCAGCGGCTTTATCCTCATTTCAGCGTGGAAGAAATCGCCGCCCGGGTGGAATTTATCGCCGTAATGAGCGAAGGCACCGGCTACCGCATGCTCACGACCCAAAAGGCCGATGTCCCCCTGCTGAGCGGACTCTACCAACAAGCCATCGTCAATCTTTTCAGGAAACCTTAA
- a CDS encoding GNAT family N-acetyltransferase encodes MANDVFIQTLPDDPLIAPVIEGLFGEYRRRYGDYFGDQEQEPLDLYAPPQGAFIVLLRGGAPIAMGAFKRYDPQTAELKRIWTRGDLRRQGLAQRVLQQLETLALEQGYRHLYLTTGFRQPEAVGLYLSNGYQPQFDPSIDSEIYSRPPYDGRLPFRKSLITEDALCCVSERKIA; translated from the coding sequence ATGGCAAACGACGTTTTTATCCAGACGCTGCCGGACGATCCGCTGATCGCGCCGGTTATCGAGGGGCTGTTCGGCGAGTACCGCCGGCGCTACGGCGACTATTTCGGTGACCAGGAGCAGGAGCCGCTGGATCTGTACGCACCGCCGCAAGGGGCCTTTATCGTGCTGCTGCGCGGCGGTGCGCCAATCGCCATGGGCGCCTTCAAACGCTACGATCCGCAAACCGCCGAGCTAAAACGCATCTGGACACGCGGCGATCTGCGCCGCCAGGGGCTGGCGCAGCGGGTGCTGCAGCAGTTGGAGACGCTGGCGCTCGAACAGGGTTACCGCCACCTCTACCTGACCACCGGCTTTCGCCAACCCGAGGCGGTGGGCCTCTATTTGAGCAACGGCTATCAGCCGCAGTTCGACCCGAGCATCGACAGCGAGATCTACAGCCGCCCGCCCTACGATGGCCGGCTGCCGTTTCGCAAAAGCCTGATAACAGAGGACGCGCTCTGTTGCGTGTCGGAAAGGAAGATCGCCTAA
- the cspE gene encoding transcription antiterminator/RNA stability regulator CspE, producing the protein MSKIKGSVKWFNESKGFGFITPEDGSKDVFVHFSAIASNGFKTLAEGQRVEFEITNGAKGPSAANVIAI; encoded by the coding sequence ATGTCTAAGATTAAAGGTAGCGTTAAGTGGTTTAATGAATCCAAAGGTTTCGGCTTCATTACTCCGGAAGATGGTAGCAAGGACGTTTTCGTTCACTTCTCTGCCATCGCTAGCAATGGTTTCAAAACTCTTGCTGAAGGCCAGCGTGTAGAATTTGAAATCACGAACGGTGCCAAAGGGCCATCTGCTGCTAACGTTATCGCCATCTAA